A single region of the Microbulbifer sp. MKSA007 genome encodes:
- a CDS encoding LysR family transcriptional regulator, with protein sequence MTQLSNPKITLEQWRCLIAVVEGGGYAKAAELLHKSQSSVSYSVQKLESLLAVAVFTISGRKAILTPAGEMLYRHAKQLLEDASALEQAASRASAGWESQIAISVEVLFPIWLLLDCLALFGEESPQTRIEVHEMVISGTLEALNEGRVDFAISPRIPLGYNGELLPSPARLIPVAHPKHPLHELDRPLTMNDLRNHRHLVVRDTNPQSGSKTLTVEVAKRWTLSSMSSLIGAACKGYGFSWLPEDKILNELTEGSLKPLPLQGGSKREVPMYLIFPNRDDIGPGARRLAAIIRDRLQDLTPPEAS encoded by the coding sequence TTGACACAATTATCAAACCCAAAGATCACTCTTGAGCAGTGGCGTTGCTTGATAGCGGTAGTTGAAGGGGGAGGGTATGCAAAGGCCGCCGAGCTACTGCACAAGAGTCAGTCGTCGGTAAGCTATTCGGTGCAGAAGTTGGAATCACTACTGGCTGTAGCGGTTTTCACCATTAGTGGACGCAAGGCGATTCTGACTCCCGCAGGTGAGATGCTCTACCGTCACGCAAAGCAATTACTGGAGGATGCTTCTGCATTGGAGCAGGCCGCCAGCCGGGCCTCGGCTGGATGGGAGTCCCAGATTGCGATTTCCGTGGAGGTGCTATTCCCAATTTGGTTGTTGTTGGACTGCCTAGCGCTTTTTGGCGAAGAGAGCCCTCAAACTCGTATTGAAGTGCATGAGATGGTGATTAGTGGAACTTTAGAAGCCTTGAATGAGGGGAGAGTTGATTTTGCAATCAGCCCCAGAATACCGCTGGGCTACAACGGTGAATTACTGCCATCTCCTGCACGTCTAATCCCGGTGGCCCATCCCAAGCACCCCCTGCATGAACTGGACCGCCCGCTAACTATGAATGATCTCCGCAATCATCGTCATCTGGTGGTTCGGGATACGAACCCCCAGAGTGGTAGTAAAACGCTCACGGTTGAAGTGGCTAAGCGGTGGACTCTAAGTAGCATGTCTTCTTTGATTGGCGCTGCTTGTAAAGGCTATGGTTTTTCATGGCTGCCAGAAGACAAAATTCTGAATGAGCTCACTGAGGGAAGCTTAAAACCCTTGCCCCTCCAAGGAGGAAGCAAAAGGGAGGTCCCTATGTACCTGATCTTCCCTAACCGGGACGATATCGGTCCCGGCGCACGGAGATTGGCGGCTATTATTAGGGACCG
- a CDS encoding TetR family transcriptional regulator, with translation MTKRRNEQILTTRERILNAALNVFHEYGVFRPSLSEVAKLAGVSCGAVTDHFHSKTGLLLALTERMVLPGEQLCHNAGEQLNANPLGTLRTRWVWLFQEIACNPEWQQVLEIIFHPCEEKVTENNEAHLRMKQGRTRGLERMAQLIALAVSERQLPEDLDTDLAMQMLHGGLFGVIETWLLSSRIEDIGELGERYIDSLIDMIRFSPTMRLSSRLVHTLH, from the coding sequence ATGACCAAACGCAGAAATGAGCAAATTTTAACCACCCGTGAGCGTATATTAAACGCCGCGCTCAATGTGTTTCATGAATATGGAGTGTTTCGCCCTTCCCTTTCCGAGGTTGCAAAGCTGGCTGGAGTTAGTTGCGGTGCTGTTACCGACCACTTTCACAGCAAAACCGGTTTGCTTCTCGCTCTGACAGAACGCATGGTACTACCCGGCGAACAACTTTGTCATAACGCCGGCGAGCAACTCAACGCCAATCCCCTCGGTACACTGCGAACCCGCTGGGTGTGGCTGTTTCAGGAAATTGCTTGTAACCCAGAGTGGCAGCAGGTACTTGAGATTATCTTCCATCCCTGTGAAGAAAAGGTTACCGAGAACAATGAAGCCCACTTGCGTATGAAGCAAGGGCGCACCCGCGGGCTTGAGCGAATGGCACAACTTATTGCCCTCGCAGTATCCGAACGCCAACTGCCCGAAGATCTTGATACAGACCTCGCGATGCAGATGTTACACGGTGGCCTGTTCGGTGTGATTGAAACTTGGCTCTTATCCTCAAGAATTGAAGATATCGGCGAACTCGGTGAACGCTATATCGACTCTCTGATCGATATGATCCGCTTCTCCCCCACCATGCGCTTAAGTTCACGACTGGTCCACACCCTGCACTAA
- a CDS encoding NAD(P)H-dependent oxidoreductase, giving the protein MAKVLNIKSSLFQENGQSSQLTDNFIASWKTQNPQDEIIHRDLVSEPVPHLSLEHFQAHNTPADSRSNKQSEIAELSDKLIEEISSADLLVLGIPMYNFNVPSNLHTYFDFIARAGITFRYTENGPEGLLRNKKAIIFISRGGVYGDDHPQSNYLRQFLGFIGITDVEFVYAEGLAMGNEAKEKALAAAKKRIAEIV; this is encoded by the coding sequence ATGGCAAAGGTACTCAACATCAAGTCCAGCCTCTTTCAAGAGAACGGCCAGTCATCTCAACTTACGGACAATTTCATAGCGAGCTGGAAGACTCAGAACCCGCAAGATGAAATCATCCATCGTGACTTGGTATCCGAGCCTGTACCTCATCTGAGCCTGGAGCACTTTCAAGCCCACAATACGCCAGCTGATAGCCGTTCAAACAAGCAAAGTGAAATTGCAGAACTTTCGGACAAGCTGATAGAGGAGATATCATCGGCAGATCTGCTGGTGCTAGGTATCCCGATGTATAACTTCAACGTCCCGTCTAATTTACACACCTACTTCGACTTTATTGCACGTGCCGGGATAACGTTCCGATATACCGAAAACGGCCCTGAGGGCTTATTAAGGAACAAAAAGGCCATCATCTTCATTTCACGGGGTGGTGTTTATGGTGACGATCATCCCCAAAGTAATTACCTTCGACAGTTCTTGGGGTTTATTGGTATTACTGATGTGGAGTTTGTCTATGCTGAAGGCTTGGCAATGGGAAATGAAGCAAAAGAGAAGGCGTTAGCAGCTGCGAAGAAGCGTATTGCTGAAATTGTGTGA
- a CDS encoding SagB/ThcOx family dehydrogenase, whose translation MMKGAALLDNFFLYFSENEVILWDVVHHDQWALDKETLINILDKFYSDVQTGETKAADFLQSNGAFISGDLARKQWGWDVLSWFYHYGTKLSLPPSTEGKEGASEDPRVSWVGQYVDYCKQVPEKAKGKYNYPEVDIPLNSFPTTNQLESVFGTRFSSRKFVPGTTLKRELLEKILFHCVKFRTSPFVEKFYKAHSDKINYFGYFRSSPAGGALQATDIYLIVHSVQGIDPGIYLYNPIDHGLTKVGDAVSHDKIRRLLVGQPYAEGAAVNICFVCKFNRFWSKYRHSRIYRMAYLEAGHLSENIFLYAHSLEQDVFIAGAFYDEEFENLLKLDKDSAMVFFMAIGEGEHACFPVEYLPSDSTKLA comes from the coding sequence ATGATGAAAGGCGCTGCTTTATTAGATAATTTCTTTCTCTATTTCAGTGAAAATGAAGTCATCTTGTGGGATGTTGTTCATCACGATCAGTGGGCTTTGGATAAAGAAACCCTCATAAATATTCTGGATAAATTTTATTCCGATGTGCAGACAGGAGAAACTAAGGCAGCAGATTTCCTTCAAAGTAATGGAGCCTTCATCAGTGGTGATTTAGCTCGGAAACAATGGGGTTGGGATGTACTATCCTGGTTTTACCATTATGGCACCAAGCTTTCGTTACCGCCCTCGACTGAGGGCAAAGAGGGGGCTAGTGAAGATCCCAGGGTATCTTGGGTAGGACAGTATGTTGACTACTGTAAACAGGTGCCGGAAAAGGCTAAAGGCAAGTACAATTATCCAGAAGTGGATATTCCACTGAATAGCTTTCCTACCACCAATCAGTTGGAGTCTGTGTTTGGGACCCGGTTTTCTTCACGAAAATTTGTACCGGGTACCACTTTAAAACGTGAGCTTTTGGAAAAAATACTTTTTCATTGTGTAAAATTTCGTACTTCTCCGTTTGTTGAAAAGTTTTATAAGGCCCACTCAGACAAAATAAATTATTTTGGATATTTTCGCAGCAGCCCTGCTGGCGGCGCCTTACAAGCTACAGATATATACCTGATAGTGCACTCGGTACAGGGGATTGATCCCGGTATTTACCTCTATAATCCGATTGATCATGGATTAACCAAAGTCGGCGATGCTGTTAGCCATGATAAGATCCGCCGGTTGCTTGTCGGTCAGCCCTATGCCGAGGGTGCCGCAGTTAATATTTGCTTTGTCTGCAAATTTAATCGGTTCTGGTCCAAGTATCGTCATTCCCGTATCTATCGGATGGCTTACCTTGAAGCGGGTCATTTATCTGAGAATATATTTCTCTACGCACACTCCCTAGAACAAGACGTGTTTATAGCCGGTGCTTTTTATGATGAAGAGTTTGAGAACCTATTGAAGCTGGATAAGGACAGCGCCATGGTTTTTTTTATGGCTATTGGGGAAGGAGAGCATGCCTGTTTCCCGGTAGAGTACTTGCCTTCTGACTCAACAAAATTGGCTTAA
- a CDS encoding efflux RND transporter permease subunit, whose translation MASFFINRPIFAWVLAIITILAGVLSISELAVERYPNIAPPSINIEANYPGASAKVVEDSVTQILERNMKGLDGLLYMSATSQSNGGVSISLTFENGTDPDTAQVQVQNKVQLAMPLLPQEVQVQGVNVSKSRGGFLMVAGFVSEDGSMNRNDIADYINSAIVDPISRVPGVGNVQVFGSKYAMRIWLDPNKLTTYELTPGDVTDAVRAQNAQVTVGSLGAAPSIPGQQLNAAITSQERLQTPEEFRDIIVRANDDGSLLRLGDIARVELGAENYEFISRYNRQPATGIAINLATGANALETADGVKAKLKELEAYFPRGLTSVVPFDTTPFVEASIKGVISTLIEAIVLVFLVMYLFLQNFRATLIPTIAVPVVLMGTFAVLASLGFSVNMLTMFAMVLAIGLLVDDAIVVVENVERVMREEGLSPKEATKKSMHQITAALIGIGVVLSAVFVPMAFMDGATGVIYRQFSATIVAAMALSVLVAIILTPALCATLLKPLSKGEGHGEKGFFGWFNRNFDRGSQRYQGGVQGILKRSGRFMLLFVALSAVMAFLFLQLPSSFLPDEDQGVLFSMVQAPVGATQERTMNSIRKVEDQFLNNEQGIVKSVFSVQGFSFAGSGQNTGIAFVNLEDWSQREEESQSAGSVAMRAMGALMQIKDAMAFAFAPPPLPELGSSGGFNFYLQDNGSLGHEALTAARNQFLGMAGQSELLANVRPNGQEDTPQFRVKIDNAKAAALGLSIDDINSALSTAWGGSYIDDFIDRGRVKRVYMQADAPFRMVPEDFQLWSVRNDKGDMVPLSSFASFGWEYGSPRLERYNGVPSMQVNGQAAPGVSSGETMEEVERLVAQLPAGIGMEWSGLSYQERSAGAQTPLLYTLSLLIVFLCLAALYESWTVPTAVLLMAPLGILGAVLANSLRGMERDIYFQVAMLTTVGLTSKNAILIVEFAKQNLEDGMELVDATMRAVRDRLRPILMTSLAFGLGVLPLAIATGAGSGAQRAIGTGVFGGMIVGTLLGIFFIPLFFVVVQRLFGKRVHKQEVELAKQDISSEKNERAEAAEAL comes from the coding sequence ATGGCAAGTTTTTTTATCAATCGGCCCATCTTTGCCTGGGTGCTGGCAATTATCACGATACTGGCAGGTGTGTTGTCTATCAGCGAGCTGGCAGTTGAGCGCTATCCGAATATCGCGCCACCGTCGATCAATATTGAGGCAAATTATCCGGGCGCTTCCGCCAAGGTGGTTGAGGATTCGGTTACTCAAATCCTCGAACGCAACATGAAGGGCCTCGATGGTCTCCTTTATATGTCCGCCACCAGTCAATCCAACGGTGGTGTTTCAATCTCTTTAACTTTCGAGAATGGAACTGACCCGGATACAGCCCAGGTCCAGGTGCAAAACAAAGTGCAACTGGCGATGCCGCTGCTGCCACAGGAGGTACAGGTACAAGGAGTAAATGTTAGTAAGTCTCGCGGTGGCTTCCTAATGGTTGCCGGCTTTGTGTCTGAAGACGGCAGTATGAACCGCAATGATATTGCTGACTATATCAATTCGGCCATTGTTGACCCGATCAGCCGGGTGCCAGGCGTGGGCAATGTGCAGGTATTTGGTTCCAAGTACGCGATGCGGATTTGGCTCGATCCCAATAAGCTCACCACCTATGAACTTACCCCTGGTGATGTTACCGACGCAGTGCGGGCCCAAAATGCACAAGTTACGGTCGGAAGCCTCGGTGCTGCTCCCTCTATTCCAGGGCAACAGCTAAATGCGGCAATTACTTCCCAGGAACGTTTGCAAACCCCTGAGGAGTTCCGGGATATTATCGTCAGAGCCAATGACGACGGCTCGCTCTTGCGCCTGGGAGATATTGCTCGAGTCGAGCTAGGTGCGGAGAATTACGAGTTTATTTCCCGTTACAATCGCCAGCCCGCAACCGGCATCGCAATTAACTTGGCGACTGGGGCCAATGCCCTGGAAACTGCTGATGGGGTGAAAGCCAAGTTGAAGGAGCTGGAGGCTTACTTTCCCCGTGGCCTGACTTCGGTAGTACCATTTGATACGACACCGTTTGTTGAGGCATCTATTAAGGGTGTTATCTCTACCTTGATTGAAGCGATCGTCCTGGTATTTCTGGTGATGTATCTGTTTCTTCAGAACTTCCGTGCCACGTTGATTCCGACGATTGCGGTACCAGTGGTGCTAATGGGTACTTTTGCCGTACTCGCTTCGCTGGGATTCTCAGTCAATATGCTCACGATGTTTGCCATGGTGCTTGCAATTGGCCTGCTTGTGGATGACGCCATTGTGGTGGTGGAGAATGTCGAGCGGGTTATGCGGGAGGAAGGGCTCTCCCCTAAAGAAGCCACGAAGAAGTCGATGCACCAGATTACTGCGGCACTGATTGGCATTGGCGTAGTTTTGTCGGCAGTGTTTGTACCTATGGCATTTATGGATGGCGCCACCGGCGTGATCTACCGTCAGTTCTCCGCCACGATTGTTGCAGCTATGGCGTTGTCAGTGTTGGTGGCGATTATCCTGACACCGGCGCTTTGTGCGACCTTGCTGAAACCCCTATCCAAAGGGGAGGGGCATGGGGAGAAAGGCTTTTTTGGTTGGTTCAATCGCAACTTTGATCGAGGTAGCCAGCGCTATCAAGGTGGAGTGCAAGGTATTTTGAAGCGCAGCGGTCGCTTTATGCTGTTGTTTGTTGCGCTTTCCGCAGTCATGGCCTTCCTATTCCTGCAATTGCCCAGTTCATTCCTGCCGGATGAGGATCAGGGTGTGCTGTTCTCCATGGTGCAGGCGCCGGTGGGGGCAACCCAGGAGCGCACTATGAACTCTATCCGAAAAGTAGAGGACCAGTTCCTGAACAATGAGCAGGGTATCGTGAAATCAGTATTCTCGGTACAGGGGTTCAGCTTTGCCGGCAGTGGGCAAAATACCGGTATTGCTTTTGTAAATTTGGAGGATTGGTCCCAGCGCGAAGAAGAGTCACAGAGCGCTGGGTCTGTCGCTATGCGCGCGATGGGTGCCTTGATGCAAATTAAAGATGCGATGGCTTTCGCTTTCGCACCTCCGCCGCTCCCCGAGTTGGGTTCTTCTGGTGGTTTCAACTTTTATCTTCAGGATAATGGCAGTTTGGGTCATGAGGCTTTAACTGCAGCCAGGAACCAGTTTCTGGGAATGGCCGGGCAGAGTGAACTTTTGGCTAATGTTCGCCCCAATGGCCAAGAAGATACCCCGCAATTCCGTGTAAAAATTGATAATGCAAAAGCAGCTGCGCTTGGCTTGTCTATCGACGATATTAACAGCGCTTTGAGTACAGCATGGGGCGGTTCATATATTGATGACTTTATCGATCGCGGGCGGGTAAAACGCGTGTATATGCAGGCTGATGCTCCCTTTAGGATGGTCCCGGAAGACTTCCAGTTGTGGTCAGTGCGCAACGATAAGGGCGATATGGTACCGCTATCATCCTTTGCCAGTTTTGGCTGGGAGTACGGTTCCCCCCGCTTGGAGCGCTATAACGGCGTTCCCTCAATGCAGGTTAATGGGCAGGCTGCACCCGGAGTCAGCTCTGGTGAGACAATGGAAGAGGTTGAGCGCCTAGTGGCGCAACTACCCGCAGGTATTGGTATGGAGTGGAGTGGTCTCTCATATCAAGAGCGCTCTGCTGGAGCACAAACTCCATTGCTGTATACCTTGTCCCTTTTGATCGTGTTCTTGTGTTTGGCTGCTCTCTATGAAAGCTGGACCGTACCGACAGCAGTACTATTGATGGCTCCTTTGGGAATCCTGGGTGCAGTACTGGCCAATAGCCTAAGGGGCATGGAGCGCGACATTTACTTCCAAGTCGCGATGCTGACTACAGTGGGGCTAACCAGTAAAAATGCCATCCTGATTGTGGAGTTTGCCAAACAGAACCTGGAAGACGGTATGGAGTTGGTAGATGCCACGATGCGAGCTGTACGGGACAGGTTACGCCCGATCTTAATGACATCTCTCGCTTTTGGTTTGGGGGTGTTGCCCTTAGCCATAGCAACCGGAGCTGGCTCAGGTGCCCAAAGGGCAATCGGTACCGGTGTGTTCGGCGGCATGATTGTTGGAACTCTACTGGGAATCTTCTTTATCCCACTGTTCTTTGTTGTGGTGCAGCGGTTGTTTGGCAAGAGAGTGCATAAGCAGGAAGTGGAGCTGGCTAAACAAGACATTTCGTCAGAAAAAAATGAGAGAGCAGAAGCGGCCGAAGCGCTTTAA
- a CDS encoding efflux RND transporter periplasmic adaptor subunit, producing the protein MLKARALTSLLVASALLAGCNEEASAPPGMAPQVTVVTLQPESVTLTRELPGRTSPFKVAEVRPQVNGIIKRQLFREGGQVSANQPLYQLDDALYRADVDSARASLQGAKAAMNIARLKAERTANLVGNGAVSTQENDAAEADLQEARADVAAAQAELHRAEIQLEYARVTSPITGRIGKSTVTQGALVTANQAGTLATVQQLDPIYVEVTQSAAELVSLRRALQAGTLADATHLPVTILLEDGSKFEHQGKLEFAEASVDPSTGSVLLRVVVPNPDTMLLPGMYVRAIVGSGVREDAILVPQQGIARDPKGNTSAMVVNEENVVAQRSVRVSRTIGNRWLVEDGLEAGDRVVVAGLQKIRPGAPVQASERENEQLPTAEGDQQAGEAPAQQGS; encoded by the coding sequence ATGTTAAAAGCCCGAGCTCTCACCAGCCTTTTGGTCGCTTCCGCATTGTTGGCGGGATGTAACGAGGAAGCTTCGGCTCCACCGGGAATGGCCCCCCAAGTGACTGTAGTCACACTTCAGCCGGAATCCGTCACTCTTACCAGGGAGCTGCCGGGAAGGACTTCACCCTTTAAAGTGGCCGAGGTTCGCCCGCAGGTTAATGGCATCATAAAACGCCAATTGTTCCGTGAAGGAGGCCAAGTTAGTGCAAATCAGCCGCTTTACCAGCTAGATGACGCTCTTTATCGTGCTGACGTCGATAGTGCCAGAGCAAGTTTGCAAGGCGCAAAGGCGGCTATGAACATTGCTCGCCTCAAAGCCGAGCGTACTGCGAACCTGGTAGGGAATGGTGCTGTTAGCACGCAGGAAAATGATGCTGCGGAAGCCGATCTTCAGGAGGCTCGAGCCGATGTAGCCGCAGCTCAGGCGGAGCTGCACAGGGCGGAAATCCAGTTGGAATATGCGCGGGTCACCTCTCCGATTACAGGCCGAATTGGCAAATCTACAGTTACTCAAGGCGCTCTGGTAACGGCCAATCAGGCCGGAACTTTGGCTACTGTGCAGCAACTAGATCCGATCTATGTTGAGGTTACCCAGTCGGCAGCTGAACTTGTTAGCCTCCGCCGAGCGCTTCAAGCGGGCACATTGGCCGACGCCACTCATCTACCTGTGACAATCCTATTAGAAGATGGCAGCAAATTTGAACACCAGGGCAAGCTGGAGTTTGCCGAAGCCAGTGTCGACCCTTCAACGGGCAGTGTGTTGTTGCGAGTAGTTGTTCCAAACCCGGATACCATGCTGTTGCCGGGTATGTATGTGCGCGCAATTGTCGGTAGTGGTGTCCGTGAAGACGCAATTCTGGTACCTCAACAGGGAATCGCGCGGGACCCAAAGGGCAACACCTCAGCCATGGTTGTTAATGAGGAAAATGTGGTTGCACAGCGATCTGTGCGGGTTAGTCGTACGATTGGCAATCGCTGGCTAGTGGAAGATGGGCTCGAGGCCGGGGACCGGGTCGTAGTTGCCGGGCTGCAGAAAATTCGCCCGGGAGCCCCGGTACAGGCCAGCGAGCGCGAAAATGAGCAGCTGCCGACGGCTGAAGGCGATCAACAGGCTGGCGAAGCGCCTGCACAGCAGGGGTCTTAA
- a CDS encoding TonB-dependent receptor, translating into MREIPLNTNRQLDLLRTSVSVLVLCSVVGMANAQSTSESDTESLVLEEVEVLGIRRSMEKNLDVKRFSNAVVDSITAENMGKFPDKNVADSLQRVPGVSIVRSGGEGAEVSIRGTAPELTFTQLNGNYIATPGDDPSRSFSYALLPSAMISRADVYKSPEAKLDEGGIGGTVILHTRKPLDLDSGEGMLSIESTYADVTGEYEPQYTGFYSWKNDQETFGVLFGYSKQDRQNRVISTSVENWGWQGDESPQTGVEARGPMVDIDGNEYRDFYAPRAVVGSVLEEERTRDGMQLSAQWRPVEQLEFGVNYFRFELGGNSENYRIVFPEWNYGDAIAPGSLKFDEDGDTLLGIGMLDRGQAELQSPQVAGDYTRAEYISDTLDFNISYEGDGYSARLVVGNTSAEGGPSEKLFASVNSRYGTATDWSWDLSSGTAEIDTSADLGDPNTYPLYDWFSSHWTSSEDEESYYQLDVSIDMDYAWLTSLDVGVKYRDHEINRRITKQSWDDDNPPCPTINWGDVDGACYPWWPSDSFHTDPDGVPDTIDILSNGPLDNIIGGVNVPNFAYLEFDKLKEFLYATYGDPTVIVEKNQVYRVGEEITAAYVQQNFASAVLRGNFGIRAVQTKQYASTYDNIDGVLQDEPNIRDSSNTDILPSANIAWDISDELVVRAALARVVARVEYDNLGGSEVIHAPLPGSTVSQGYAGNSELEPYKADQFDLGLEWYFDDASAAGLTLFRKDIASFVINGSSMVTRDIDGVTRAVSMSMPVNGTDATAQGVELFVQYAFDNGFGVYANYTFTDTELAEIDSEGIKTKTEIAGTSKDQYNLSLYYENIDFSIRASYNYRSDYADGFHNGMNTFTDEYDQLDVNASYRLMDNLTLTASIINLTEEKVDRYWGEENRVWGSSYSGRRAYMGLTYSF; encoded by the coding sequence ATGAGAGAAATACCCTTAAATACAAATCGCCAGCTAGATCTATTGCGGACGTCCGTAAGTGTTCTAGTGTTGTGCAGTGTTGTCGGTATGGCAAATGCCCAGAGCACCAGTGAATCTGATACAGAGAGTCTGGTGCTGGAGGAGGTAGAGGTATTGGGTATTCGCCGGAGCATGGAGAAAAATCTCGATGTAAAGCGTTTTTCCAATGCGGTGGTAGACTCAATCACCGCTGAAAATATGGGTAAATTCCCCGATAAGAATGTTGCAGACTCTTTGCAGAGGGTTCCGGGAGTATCCATCGTTCGAAGCGGCGGCGAGGGTGCCGAGGTAAGTATCCGAGGAACTGCACCTGAGCTCACTTTTACCCAGCTAAACGGAAACTATATAGCCACTCCCGGCGATGATCCATCCCGATCATTTTCCTACGCATTGCTACCTTCAGCGATGATCTCCCGAGCGGATGTGTATAAAAGTCCAGAAGCAAAACTGGATGAAGGCGGGATAGGTGGTACTGTAATTTTACACACCCGCAAGCCACTGGACCTGGATTCCGGGGAGGGCATGTTATCCATTGAGAGTACTTATGCTGATGTTACTGGGGAGTACGAACCTCAGTACACCGGTTTTTACTCATGGAAAAATGATCAGGAAACCTTTGGCGTATTGTTTGGATACTCAAAGCAGGATCGTCAGAACCGGGTAATTAGCACCTCGGTAGAAAACTGGGGTTGGCAGGGAGATGAGTCCCCCCAGACTGGCGTAGAGGCCAGGGGGCCGATGGTGGATATCGACGGTAATGAATACCGGGATTTCTATGCGCCGCGAGCCGTTGTCGGTAGTGTATTGGAAGAGGAACGGACCCGGGATGGCATGCAGCTAAGTGCCCAATGGCGTCCGGTAGAACAGCTGGAATTTGGTGTCAATTATTTCCGCTTTGAGCTGGGCGGCAACTCAGAGAATTATCGTATCGTATTTCCTGAGTGGAACTACGGGGATGCAATAGCGCCGGGCAGTCTCAAGTTTGATGAAGATGGTGATACTCTTCTTGGCATTGGTATGCTCGATCGGGGCCAGGCAGAGTTACAGTCTCCACAGGTAGCTGGTGACTACACTCGAGCGGAATATATTTCGGATACGCTGGATTTCAATATCAGTTACGAGGGAGATGGATATAGTGCTCGGTTGGTAGTCGGTAATACCAGTGCAGAGGGCGGCCCCTCTGAGAAATTGTTTGCATCAGTCAATTCCCGTTATGGCACTGCAACCGATTGGAGCTGGGATCTCAGCAGTGGTACTGCTGAAATTGATACCAGTGCAGATCTGGGAGATCCCAACACTTATCCTTTATATGACTGGTTCTCATCCCATTGGACCAGCAGCGAGGACGAGGAGAGTTACTACCAGCTGGACGTTTCCATCGATATGGATTATGCCTGGCTTACCTCCCTGGATGTTGGGGTTAAGTACCGGGACCATGAGATAAACCGCCGCATCACCAAACAATCCTGGGATGATGATAATCCTCCCTGTCCAACGATTAACTGGGGTGATGTTGATGGAGCTTGTTACCCCTGGTGGCCAAGTGATTCATTCCACACTGACCCCGATGGTGTGCCCGACACAATCGATATCCTTTCAAACGGCCCTCTCGATAATATTATCGGCGGTGTGAATGTGCCAAATTTCGCTTATCTGGAGTTTGATAAGTTAAAAGAGTTTCTATACGCAACCTATGGTGACCCTACGGTAATCGTCGAGAAAAATCAGGTTTACCGGGTTGGTGAGGAAATTACGGCTGCTTATGTACAGCAGAATTTTGCCTCGGCAGTCCTGCGCGGAAACTTTGGTATTCGAGCAGTCCAGACCAAGCAGTATGCGAGCACCTACGACAATATTGATGGGGTGTTACAGGACGAACCCAATATTCGTGACAGCAGCAATACTGATATTTTACCTAGTGCTAATATCGCTTGGGATATCTCCGATGAACTGGTTGTGCGCGCAGCTCTCGCTAGAGTCGTAGCGAGAGTGGAATACGATAACCTAGGTGGTTCTGAAGTGATCCACGCTCCTTTGCCCGGCTCAACAGTCAGTCAAGGGTATGCGGGCAACTCTGAATTGGAGCCTTATAAAGCTGATCAGTTTGATTTGGGGCTGGAGTGGTATTTCGATGATGCCTCTGCTGCAGGACTGACCTTGTTCAGAAAAGATATTGCTTCGTTTGTAATCAACGGCAGTTCTATGGTGACAAGGGATATCGATGGTGTTACCCGGGCAGTGTCTATGTCTATGCCGGTCAATGGCACTGATGCTACCGCACAAGGTGTAGAACTGTTTGTTCAGTATGCCTTTGATAATGGCTTTGGAGTCTATGCAAACTATACCTTCACAGATACGGAGCTAGCTGAGATTGACTCTGAAGGTATCAAAACCAAAACAGAAATTGCCGGCACTTCAAAGGACCAGTACAACCTATCCCTTTACTATGAAAATATCGACTTTAGCATTCGCGCTTCTTACAATTATCGCAGTGACTATGCAGACGGATTCCACAATGGCATGAACACTTTCACTGATGAATACGATCAGTTGGATGTTAATGCATCTTATCGCTTGATGGATAACCTGACGTTGACCGCCTCAATAATCAACCTTACCGAAGAGAAGGTGGATAGATATTGGGGTGAGGAAAACAGGGTCTGGGGCTCCTCATATTCAGGCCGACGAGCTTATATGGGGCTGACATATAGTTTCTAA